The genomic stretch CCGCCCCCAGAAACGCGGGGTTCCTCGCAACATCGAGATCGAACATGCTCACCTCTCCCCTGCTCGAACGCAACCAGAACAGCACCAGCGCCGCGGCACCGATACCCGCCGCGGCCAGCACCACGGTGTCGGTGACACCGTCGGAGGAGGAGTGAATGACGGCGTAACTGACCCCGAAAAGACCGACACCCGCGAGAAGAGCCCCAGGAATGTCCAGGCGGCGCGGGTGTGGGTCGCGCGACTCCGGCACCAGTGCCGCCGCTCCGGTGAAGGCGATGGCTGCCATCACCGCGTTCAGGATGAAGATTCCGCGCCAGTGCCAGATCTGCAACACGACCCCGGAGATCAGTGGCCCGATGATCACCCCGAGGGATGTCACGGCGCCCCAGATCCCGATCGCGGTCGGGCGGGTGTCGCGGTCGAAGACGTGGGTGATGATCGAGAGGGTGCCGGGCATGAACATCGCCCCGCCGATTCCCATGACGGCCCGACCAGCAATGACGACGTTCGCATCGGGAGCGAACGCCCCGATCAGGGAACCTACCGCGAGTACCACGATCCCGAGCAGGAACACCTTACGGCGCCCGTAGCGGTCCGAGACCGCCCCCGCGGTGAGCACCACCGAGGCCAGCGCCAGCGAGTAGGCGTCCATTACCCACTGCAGCTGCTGGGTGGTGGCCTCGAGTTCTGCTTGGACATGTGGCAAGGCCAGCGTCATGCCGGACTGGTCGAACTGAATGATGGTCGTCGCCAACGACAGTGCCACCAGGATCCACCATCGCCTAGGTGACGCGACAGCCGCCGCTCCCGGGGCCCCGCTCAGCGGGTTCTGGTTCTGTTCCTCGGTCACCGATCCGCCTCCAAATGTTGTATAACGATGTTATACAACATTGTTATAGCAGATCTATCGTTACGCTTCTTCCATGCCACGACCACGGCCCCACGACGACCATCTGCGCGAGCAGCTGCTCGGCATCGCGACCGAAACGATTGCCCGCACCGGCGTCGAGGGTCTCTCTCTACGTACCCTCGCCACGGACGCCGGCACCTCGACCAGCGCGGTTTACCAGCTCTTCGGTAGCCGAGCGGCGCTGTTGGACGCGGTCTACCTGAAGGTCCTGGAGGAGTTCAATCGCGCCCAGGCCGACGCCCCGATGCACGAGGACTCGACTGAGGACCTCCTGGAACTGGCCCGCGCCTACCGGCGCTGGGCCCTTGAGAACAGAAAACAGTTCCTTGTCCTGGTGGAACGGATCACCCCGAGCCAGGAGGCCGTCGCGGGGGTGGTGGGCCACGCGGTCCCCGTCGAGGACCGCGTCAGAAGGGCACTGGACAAAGGCGCCCTGTCAGGCCCCCTGGAACAGGTCGTGCTGTCGCTGTGGGCTACGGTGCACGGCTACACCGCTCTCGAGGTCGCGGGCGTGATCACAGGATCCGATGACGACTTCGAGGCCATCGCCAGAGCCACCCAACGCGGATGGTCCCCGGATGCGGGGAAACAAACCTAGTCTTGACGCATGTGCAACACGACGACCCCCTACGAGCCCCCCGTCTGAGGCCGCACCTCAGTCGGCCTTCACCTTCTCCTGCGCGATGATCTGCTGGAAGGTCTCCAGGGCTGGGCTCCGGAAACCACCTGGGCGCCCATGAAGAAGAAAGTCGCGACGCGACCATCCGCGTTCACTCCGACCGACGACGCCCGGCCCACCAGATCAACACGCCGACGACAGCTGCGACCACAACCATCACCACCAGGTCCGGGACACCCGCCCCCCACACGCGCAGCAGGCCCTCGAGTTCAGACTGTTGCCGGGCATCAAGCAGCCCGCCAATGGCCGACGTGGCGTCGGTGACCAGAAAGAGAACCCCGATCCCGGCTATCAACAATCCGCTCAACAGGGCCCACCACGTGGTGTGCAGTGACCCGATCCGGAGTTCGCGCGGCCGCAGCAAGCGCGCGATATCGAACCCTTCCCACAACCAGGCCAACACGAGCAGCGGGACAACCATGCCTGCTGCGAAACAGGCCAGCAGCAGAGCACCATAGAGCGGTGACCCACCAACCGCCGCCATGGTGAGGACGGCACCCAGCAGCGGACCGGTGCAGGCCCCGGCCAAACCGTAGACCGCGCCCATCGCAATGACCGCCAAAAGGCTGGTGCCACCAGAACTGCGCAGCCCGGGCATGGGAATCCGGATGCCGAGAGCAGTCACCAGCCCGAGCAGGATCAATACCACCCCACCTCCAGGGGCCAGGCTCTGACGGTGCGTGATCAACAGCGCCCCCAACGCCCCGGCCCCCAGACCCATGGGCACGAGAGTTAGCAGCATCCCCAGGTAAAAAGCTCCGGTTCGGGCCACGAGCCGGCCCTTCACATCGCCGAAAGCATAGGCGAAGAACGACGGCAACAGCATCGCCGCACACGGGCTCAGCAGAGCTGCGAGCCCCCCGAGAAAGGAACCTGCGAAGCCGATCCCCATCAGCCAATCTTCTCTTTCTCCTGAGCGATGATCTGCTGGAAGATCTCCAAAGGCTGGGCACCGGAGACCGGACGGGTTCCGACGAAGAAGAAAGGCGTCCCGTTGACGCCCATCTGACGTCCCTCGGCGGTTTCGGTCTTAACAGCGGCCCGGGTCTCCTCGGAGCGATAGTCGGCCTCGAAGGCCGCCATGTCCGGCACCCCGATCTGTGTTGCAACCTCCATGACGAGATCGTCTTTGACATCGGGATGTCCCTGGTTGGGAAGCCTCCTGTGGAGGGCATCCTGGAATTCCCAGAACAAGCCCTGTTTCCCTGCCGCTCTGGCCGCCGCCGCGGCAGCGATGGAGTCATCGCCGAAGACTGCGAGGTCGCGGAATTCGACCCGCAAGGTTCCGTCATCAATCAACGGTTGCAGCTTCGGGAGCGTGTCCTCAGCAAACACGGCGCAGAACGGGCATCGGTAATCGGCGTACTCGATCATCACCACAGGGGCGTCAACTCGGCCCTTCGCCATCGGGTCGTTTTCCTGACGCCTGGCGAGTTTCGCGATCCCGGCCTCCTGCTCAGCCTTCTGCGACGGGTCCGTCGCCTGCTGGGTGGTGGCTCCTGTCGCCGTTGCAGCGGTCGAAGAAGTCCCGGAGGTGCCGCCCTGTGACGCACCGTTTTGCATGGTCTGGCTCAACATCCCCACACAGAACACGAGCGCAACAATCAGTGCTCCTGTCGCTATCTTCCACGGACGCGCCGGATCCGGTTTCTCCGATTTCGGCTGCTGTTTGGCACTCATCACCGTCCCCCTCACATTCTCTGCTCTTGCAGATGCAGCATCCTACGGTGCATGGATCAAGGATCCCAAGTGAACGTTTGACGGATCCCTGTCTCCGAACCAAGTAGAGTATGTCTTCTATCCCAGGAGTGAGGATTACTGCCCTTGAGCACTTCCCGAGGCGACCTCCGGCGCGAAATCGCGCTGGAGCAGGAACATGTTGACCGGGTATACGAAAACCTCGCGGCCTCCACGGCCAGCGCCCGGACACTCGCCCGCAGCAGCGCGGAGATCTACACAACGGACAGGGATGACTACCTACGTGAGGAGTCCGGGACCGCCCTGTTCGAACGCGACGCTTTTGCCTACCAGGCGGCAAAACGTCTGGCGATTCTCGATGCGGAACACGAGGGATTGGTTTTCGGTCGGCTCGACCTGAACTTCCCCGAGACCCGTTACATCGGTCGGCTCGGTGTCCGCGACGCCGAATACGAGCCCTTGGTCATCGACTGGCGGGCCCCCGCGGCCGAGCCCTTCTATCGCGCCACCCAGGCGTCTCCTATGAACGTGATCCGGCGTCGCGTGCTGCGTTGCCGTAACGATCACGTCATTGGTTTGGAGGACGACCTGCTGGATACCAGCGCTGACACCGACCTGCCGATCCTCGGGGAGGGAGCGTTGATGGCGGCGCTGACCCGGGCCCGGGGACGTACCATGCGCGACATCGTCGCCACCATCCAGGCGGAACAGGACGAAGCCATCCGCGCCCCCTACCAGGGGGTGACGATCATCGGTGGTGGCCCCGGCACCGGCAAAACCGTGGTGGCTCTGCACCGCGCCGCCTATCTGCTGTATACCAACCGGGCCCGCCTCGAGAAGGGTGGGGTTCTCGTCGTGGGCCCCAGCTCGGTGTTCATGAACTACATCGAGCGGGTGCTGCCGAGCCTCGGCGAGGAATCCGTGACGCTGCGCGCGATCGGAGCCGTGGCCGGCGACACGCTAGGAATGGTCTCGGAGCGGATCGACGTCGCACCAGCAGCCACCCTGAAGGGCTCGCTGCGAATGCTAAAGGTGCTTCGCCGACTGGTTCGCCGCCCCCCGAACTCTGCCGTGGAGGAAGTGCGGATCAGCGTCAAGGGTGAGGTTCTGACACTGGACGCGGTGGAACTGGCCGGGATCCGGGAG from Arachnia propionica encodes the following:
- a CDS encoding cytochrome c biogenesis CcdA family protein, translating into MGIGFAGSFLGGLAALLSPCAAMLLPSFFAYAFGDVKGRLVARTGAFYLGMLLTLVPMGLGAGALGALLITHRQSLAPGGGVVLILLGLVTALGIRIPMPGLRSSGGTSLLAVIAMGAVYGLAGACTGPLLGAVLTMAAVGGSPLYGALLLACFAAGMVVPLLVLAWLWEGFDIARLLRPRELRIGSLHTTWWALLSGLLIAGIGVLFLVTDATSAIGGLLDARQQSELEGLLRVWGAGVPDLVVMVVVAAVVGVLIWWAGRRRSE
- a CDS encoding MFS transporter — its product is MTEEQNQNPLSGAPGAAAVASPRRWWILVALSLATTIIQFDQSGMTLALPHVQAELEATTQQLQWVMDAYSLALASVVLTAGAVSDRYGRRKVFLLGIVVLAVGSLIGAFAPDANVVIAGRAVMGIGGAMFMPGTLSIITHVFDRDTRPTAIGIWGAVTSLGVIIGPLISGVVLQIWHWRGIFILNAVMAAIAFTGAAALVPESRDPHPRRLDIPGALLAGVGLFGVSYAVIHSSSDGVTDTVVLAAAGIGAAALVLFWLRSSRGEVSMFDLDVARNPAFLGAALAAAATMFTMAGLLFMITQQLQLVDGLAALLAGVAVLPMAGGAVIASLLVPLLVKRLEVRTVVLLGLALMGAAAAAYGLAQPIRGYLPSLIVLILLGMGNGGVMVVSNDLLMSSGPTSRSGLISSMNDTVQEIGTALGIAVLGAVLASQYAESLRRSMPGVADGSFTATLSDAGTDSSVREAALAAFGDASRMAGLTAAGIVVLAVMVIAFTLRKVVAAKSGQDEED
- a CDS encoding TetR/AcrR family transcriptional regulator is translated as MPRPRPHDDHLREQLLGIATETIARTGVEGLSLRTLATDAGTSTSAVYQLFGSRAALLDAVYLKVLEEFNRAQADAPMHEDSTEDLLELARAYRRWALENRKQFLVLVERITPSQEAVAGVVGHAVPVEDRVRRALDKGALSGPLEQVVLSLWATVHGYTALEVAGVITGSDDDFEAIARATQRGWSPDAGKQT
- a CDS encoding DsbA family protein; the protein is MSAKQQPKSEKPDPARPWKIATGALIVALVFCVGMLSQTMQNGASQGGTSGTSSTAATATGATTQQATDPSQKAEQEAGIAKLARRQENDPMAKGRVDAPVVMIEYADYRCPFCAVFAEDTLPKLQPLIDDGTLRVEFRDLAVFGDDSIAAAAAARAAGKQGLFWEFQDALHRRLPNQGHPDVKDDLVMEVATQIGVPDMAAFEADYRSEETRAAVKTETAEGRQMGVNGTPFFFVGTRPVSGAQPLEIFQQIIAQEKEKIG